Proteins from a single region of Bradyrhizobium diazoefficiens:
- a CDS encoding cold-shock protein, which produces MAIGIVRWFNPTKGYGYIAPDDGGPDVFVHISAVQKAGLVLLPERGKISYEPKIGRSGKISADNLRLI; this is translated from the coding sequence GTGGCGATTGGAATCGTGAGATGGTTCAACCCGACTAAAGGCTACGGCTACATCGCGCCGGACGACGGCGGCCCTGACGTGTTCGTTCATATCTCTGCGGTGCAGAAGGCTGGCCTGGTCCTACTCCCGGAAAGAGGCAAGATCAGCTACGAACCAAAGATCGGCCGCTCGGGGAAAATATCAGCCGATAACCTGCGCCTTATCTAG
- a CDS encoding pitrilysin family protein: MIHPILHARRIVLSLAAGAVLALAPVSPSKAAVKIQRLVSPGGIEAWFVQDATVPLIAMEYSFAGGSSQDPKDKPGVANLVGDLLDEGSGDFDSKTFHERLARRAIELRFRATHDRFQGSLRMLRDNKDEAFELLRSALTSPHFDTADVERIRSQVISGVRRETTNPTSLAIRKFLEVAFGDHPYGRQTNGTLNSVPTITVADMKDYVGRILARDTLKIAVVGDVDPETLGKLLDDTFGALPANANLAPVSEIEAAKPPQRAFVPLDVPQTVITFGGPSFKRDDPHFMAAYVVSHILGGGMSSRLYHEVREKRGLAYSVFESLHWMEHSAVFIGNTGTRADRAGDTIDAVEKEVRRIAEEGPTQKELEDAKSYLKGSQMLALDTSSKLAHALLQYQHDQLPIDYIDKRNGIVDAVTLDDARAAAKRLWGQGLLTVAVGRAPQPVALPAAVPAPKSD, translated from the coding sequence GTGATCCATCCCATCCTTCACGCCCGACGCATCGTCCTGTCGTTGGCCGCCGGCGCAGTGCTCGCTCTGGCTCCGGTTTCGCCCTCCAAGGCCGCCGTAAAGATCCAGCGCCTGGTCTCGCCCGGCGGCATTGAGGCCTGGTTCGTGCAGGACGCGACCGTGCCGCTGATCGCGATGGAATATTCATTCGCCGGCGGCTCGTCCCAGGATCCCAAGGACAAGCCGGGCGTCGCCAATCTCGTCGGCGATCTCCTCGACGAAGGCTCCGGCGATTTCGACTCCAAGACGTTCCATGAACGTCTTGCTCGCCGCGCCATCGAGCTGCGCTTCCGTGCCACCCACGACAGGTTCCAGGGTAGCCTGCGCATGCTGCGCGACAACAAGGACGAGGCCTTCGAGCTGCTCCGGTCCGCACTGACCTCGCCGCATTTCGACACGGCCGATGTCGAGCGCATCCGCTCCCAGGTCATCTCTGGGGTGCGCCGCGAGACCACCAACCCGACCTCGCTGGCAATCCGCAAATTCCTGGAGGTCGCCTTCGGCGATCATCCCTATGGCCGGCAGACCAATGGCACACTGAACAGCGTGCCGACCATTACCGTCGCCGACATGAAGGATTATGTCGGCCGCATCCTCGCCAGGGATACGCTGAAGATCGCGGTGGTCGGCGACGTCGATCCGGAAACCCTCGGCAAGCTGCTCGACGACACCTTCGGCGCCTTGCCAGCCAACGCCAATCTGGCACCGGTCTCGGAGATCGAGGCCGCAAAGCCACCGCAGCGCGCCTTCGTGCCGCTCGACGTGCCTCAGACTGTGATCACCTTCGGCGGTCCCAGTTTCAAGCGCGACGATCCGCACTTCATGGCGGCCTATGTTGTCAGTCACATCCTCGGCGGCGGAATGTCCTCGCGGCTCTATCATGAGGTCCGCGAGAAGCGCGGGCTCGCTTATTCGGTGTTCGAATCACTGCACTGGATGGAGCATTCGGCGGTCTTCATCGGCAATACCGGCACGCGCGCCGACCGCGCCGGCGACACCATCGACGCCGTCGAGAAGGAGGTACGCCGTATCGCCGAGGAGGGACCGACGCAAAAGGAGCTCGAAGATGCCAAGTCCTACCTCAAGGGCTCGCAGATGCTGGCGCTCGATACTTCGTCCAAGCTGGCCCATGCGCTGCTGCAATATCAGCATGATCAGCTGCCGATCGACTATATCGACAAGCGCAACGGCATTGTCGATGCGGTGACGCTGGACGACGCCAGGGCGGCCGCGAAGCGATTGTGGGGCCAGGGCCTCCTCACCGTCGCTGTCGGCCGCGCACCGCAACCCGTGGCGCTGCCTGCCGCCGTTCCGGCGCCGAAGTCAGACTGA
- a CDS encoding pitrilysin family protein, producing MSSYPSAACLLAALLTSCTLSSGSAFAQTTLTSAPPASFTLSNGLQVVVIPDHRTPVVTEMIWYKVGSADETPGKSGLAHFLEHLMFKGTEKHPIGEFSKTVFRVGGNENAFTSLDYTSYFQRVPREQLPTVMEFEADRMNGLVLKDENVLAERDVVLEEYNMRVANSPNERLVEQIMTALYLNHPYGRPVIGWHQEIEKLGREDALAFYRRFYSPNNAIVVIAGDVELPEVRSLVERNFGPIPAQPAIPAQRVRPQEPEPAAPRTVTLSDPRVEQPVLCRFYLVPSASTVAPGESAALDVLAQLLGSGSNSYLYRALVVDKPLAVSANASYSSLSLDATQFAVSASPKTGVGFAEIEGVIDGVIAGIVQNPIPAEDLERVKTQLIAGAIYAQDNQAALARWYGGALTTGLSIEGIRSWPDRIRGVTDEQVRAAAQKWLDKKRSATGYLIKDTTAAKTDAKTSTKREEKRT from the coding sequence ATGTCCTCGTACCCGTCGGCGGCTTGCCTTCTTGCTGCACTGCTCACGAGTTGCACTCTTTCTAGCGGCAGCGCCTTTGCCCAGACGACGCTCACGTCGGCGCCGCCCGCCAGCTTCACGCTCAGCAACGGGCTTCAGGTCGTGGTGATCCCGGATCATCGCACGCCCGTGGTCACGGAGATGATCTGGTACAAGGTCGGCTCGGCCGACGAGACGCCCGGCAAATCCGGGCTTGCCCACTTTCTCGAGCATCTGATGTTCAAGGGCACGGAAAAGCACCCGATCGGCGAATTTTCCAAGACGGTGTTTCGCGTCGGCGGCAACGAAAACGCTTTCACCTCACTTGATTACACCAGCTACTTTCAGCGCGTCCCGCGTGAGCAACTGCCGACGGTGATGGAGTTCGAGGCGGACCGTATGAACGGCCTCGTCCTCAAGGACGAAAATGTGCTGGCCGAACGCGACGTCGTGCTCGAAGAGTACAACATGCGCGTCGCCAACAGTCCCAACGAGCGCCTGGTCGAACAGATCATGACGGCGCTCTATCTCAATCATCCCTATGGCCGGCCCGTGATCGGCTGGCATCAGGAGATTGAGAAGCTCGGCCGCGAGGACGCGCTCGCCTTCTATCGCCGCTTTTATTCGCCGAACAATGCGATCGTCGTGATCGCCGGCGACGTCGAACTCCCCGAAGTCCGCTCGCTGGTCGAACGCAATTTCGGTCCCATTCCGGCCCAGCCCGCGATCCCCGCCCAGCGCGTCCGCCCGCAAGAGCCGGAACCGGCAGCCCCGCGCACGGTCACGCTGTCCGACCCGCGCGTCGAGCAGCCCGTCCTGTGCCGCTTCTACCTGGTGCCCTCGGCGAGCACGGTCGCTCCCGGGGAGAGCGCGGCGCTAGACGTGCTCGCGCAGCTCTTGGGCAGCGGCAGCAATTCCTATCTCTACCGCGCGCTTGTGGTCGACAAGCCGCTCGCCGTCTCCGCCAACGCCAGCTATTCGAGCCTCTCGCTCGATGCGACCCAGTTCGCGGTCTCGGCCTCGCCGAAAACCGGCGTCGGCTTTGCCGAGATCGAGGGGGTGATCGACGGCGTCATCGCCGGCATCGTGCAGAACCCGATCCCTGCCGAGGACCTCGAGCGCGTCAAGACGCAGCTCATTGCAGGAGCGATCTACGCCCAGGACAACCAGGCGGCGCTAGCGCGCTGGTATGGCGGCGCACTGACCACGGGTCTGTCGATCGAGGGCATCCGAAGCTGGCCAGACCGAATTCGCGGCGTGACCGACGAACAGGTCCGTGCGGCTGCACAAAAATGGCTCGATAAGAAGCGCTCGGCCACGGGCTACCTGATCAAGGACACCACTGCCGCCAAGACTGACGCCAAGACTTCCACCAAGCGCGAGGAGAAACGTACGTGA
- a CDS encoding prolyl oligopeptidase family serine peptidase: MAKSQAGRPTLSAPDDDPYLWLEEIDGGGALNFVERQNGRTLRDFGGAAFERDRDALASIYNRSDNIPYVGRRGDHLYNIWRDASNLRGLWRVTTLDEFRKPNPSWETLLDIDQLAAKEGEDWLLNSMASLPGDHPRIILGLSRGGSDAVVLREFDLNTKEFVADGFTLPEAKSGATWVDPDTLLLSSAHGRGMATTAGYSRTVRLWRRGEPVERAAVMFETTPDRMWACCEVDRTGLLPRVWFVDHLDFFNSDVWLGTETGASVKLDLPSDIWLRVYRDWLVVKLRSAWSIAGVTHPPDTVLGMSLSAFLAGDRNFTIVFAPGPRRALQGLFWADDKLVLSILDELRPVFEICTPSSAGWSHENLRGLPGIGVVDVWPLDRHSTESNGDLLATVQDPLTPPSLMLIERSISSPIVLKQAPKTFSAEGLVVTQHEAISTDGERIPYVQTGPAAETGNAPVHISGYGGFGLSVRPYYNAALGKLWLERGGTTVQANLRGGGEFGTRWHDAGRLAGKTLSHDDFAAVAADLVRRGVTEPRRIAAESGSNGGILISNMLTRYPARFGALFCTIPLIDMRRYTKLLAGASWIAEYGDPDKPEEWEWLKTYSAYHAAKPGQRYPSILIATTRRDDRVHPGHARKMVAKLQVMGYEAYFYEADGGGHGYGRDNKEHASFQVLGFQFLKSKIGWLDDQA, translated from the coding sequence ATGGCAAAATCGCAAGCTGGAAGGCCGACGCTCTCCGCTCCTGATGATGATCCCTATCTCTGGCTCGAAGAGATAGACGGCGGAGGCGCGCTAAATTTCGTCGAGCGGCAGAACGGCAGAACGTTGCGGGATTTCGGCGGAGCGGCCTTCGAGCGGGATCGCGATGCGCTGGCTTCGATCTATAATCGATCGGACAATATTCCCTATGTCGGCCGGCGTGGTGATCATCTCTACAATATCTGGAGGGACGCCAGCAACCTACGCGGCCTGTGGCGAGTGACCACACTGGACGAATTTCGCAAGCCGAATCCTTCCTGGGAAACCTTGCTCGACATCGACCAGCTCGCGGCAAAGGAGGGCGAGGACTGGCTTTTGAACTCAATGGCCTCGCTGCCAGGAGATCATCCACGAATCATTTTGGGCCTGTCGCGCGGCGGAAGCGATGCTGTCGTCTTGCGCGAATTCGACCTTAACACGAAAGAGTTTGTGGCCGACGGCTTCACGTTGCCGGAAGCCAAGAGTGGCGCCACCTGGGTCGATCCCGACACGCTGCTGTTGTCCAGCGCCCATGGCCGCGGCATGGCAACGACAGCGGGCTATTCGAGGACCGTGCGATTGTGGCGCCGTGGCGAGCCTGTGGAGCGCGCCGCCGTGATGTTCGAGACCACACCAGATCGCATGTGGGCCTGTTGCGAGGTCGATCGGACCGGACTATTGCCACGTGTCTGGTTCGTCGATCACCTGGATTTCTTCAACTCCGACGTCTGGCTCGGAACCGAAACCGGGGCGAGCGTGAAGCTCGACCTTCCCTCCGACATCTGGCTGCGAGTGTACCGGGACTGGCTTGTCGTCAAGCTGCGCTCAGCATGGAGCATTGCCGGCGTCACCCACCCGCCCGATACTGTGCTTGGGATGTCGTTGTCTGCCTTTCTGGCCGGCGATCGCAACTTCACGATCGTTTTCGCGCCGGGGCCGCGCCGGGCACTGCAGGGATTGTTCTGGGCCGACGACAAACTCGTTCTTTCCATTCTCGACGAGCTACGCCCAGTATTCGAGATTTGCACGCCTTCATCCGCCGGCTGGAGCCACGAGAATTTGCGCGGGCTGCCCGGCATCGGCGTGGTCGACGTGTGGCCCCTTGATCGTCATTCAACCGAAAGCAACGGCGACCTTCTCGCCACCGTGCAGGATCCGCTCACACCACCCTCGTTGATGTTGATCGAACGCAGCATCTCCAGCCCGATCGTACTGAAGCAGGCGCCAAAGACGTTTAGCGCCGAGGGCCTCGTGGTCACGCAGCACGAGGCGATCTCGACCGATGGCGAGCGGATACCCTATGTACAGACCGGTCCAGCCGCGGAGACCGGCAACGCGCCGGTCCATATAAGCGGTTATGGCGGCTTTGGGCTCTCAGTGAGGCCGTACTACAATGCGGCCCTTGGCAAGCTTTGGCTGGAGCGTGGTGGCACCACGGTACAGGCAAACCTGCGCGGTGGGGGCGAGTTCGGCACACGCTGGCACGATGCCGGGCGGCTTGCCGGCAAGACACTATCGCACGATGACTTCGCGGCCGTAGCCGCGGATCTGGTGCGCCGCGGCGTGACTGAGCCGAGGCGGATAGCCGCCGAAAGCGGGTCGAACGGCGGCATCCTCATCAGCAACATGCTCACGCGCTATCCTGCGCGGTTCGGCGCATTGTTTTGCACGATTCCGCTGATCGACATGCGTCGGTACACAAAGCTGCTGGCAGGAGCGAGCTGGATCGCGGAATATGGTGATCCCGACAAACCTGAGGAGTGGGAATGGCTCAAGACTTACTCCGCTTATCATGCAGCCAAACCGGGCCAACGCTATCCGTCGATTCTGATTGCCACCACGCGGCGGGACGATCGGGTTCATCCGGGGCACGCCCGCAAGATGGTAGCGAAACTGCAGGTGATGGGCTACGAGGCCTATTTCTACGAAGCAGACGGGGGCGGGCACGGCTATGGCAGGGACAACAAGGAGCATGCCAGCTTTCAGGTGCTTGGTTTTCAGTTCCTGAAGAGCAAGATCGGATGGTTGGACGATCAGGCCTAA
- a CDS encoding GNAT family N-acetyltransferase: MNERVIGPSNCQRIYFWLLAAAAPFLAAELRGGGCDMVTTCEVSVDDAATVTRMVSALLAELGAGHVEAGVDTQLVAELLAMKERISGFLAFAEEHPVGLIMLSESAALFARGTYGIITELYVVPDQRSSGVAMALIDAAVTLGTTKGWGQLEVGAPRQPMWNRSPNSALYLKLGFSEIGPRLKLPLHGPAQGSPAAPTRLEPRRRRAPRRAIPDSTVATFA, encoded by the coding sequence GTGAACGAACGCGTCATTGGACCTTCAAATTGTCAGCGTATCTACTTTTGGTTGTTGGCTGCGGCGGCTCCGTTCCTTGCCGCTGAACTGCGTGGTGGAGGATGTGACATGGTGACGACGTGTGAGGTTTCGGTCGACGATGCCGCAACGGTGACTCGGATGGTCAGTGCTCTGCTTGCCGAACTTGGGGCCGGTCACGTGGAGGCCGGAGTGGATACTCAACTGGTTGCGGAACTGCTTGCCATGAAGGAGCGCATCTCGGGGTTTCTTGCTTTTGCGGAGGAACACCCTGTTGGCCTCATCATGCTATCGGAAAGCGCCGCCCTCTTTGCCCGCGGAACCTACGGCATTATCACTGAGCTCTACGTGGTGCCGGATCAGCGATCATCCGGTGTTGCGATGGCGCTCATCGACGCGGCCGTTACCCTCGGGACCACAAAAGGCTGGGGCCAACTCGAGGTGGGAGCGCCAAGGCAGCCGATGTGGAACCGCAGTCCCAACTCAGCATTGTACTTGAAGCTCGGCTTCTCAGAGATTGGTCCGCGCCTCAAATTGCCGTTGCACGGCCCAGCTCAGGGTAGCCCTGCGGCTCCAACCCGGCTGGAGCCTCGGCGGCGCCGCGCACCGCGACGCGCTATTCCGGACTCAACCGTTGCAACATTTGCATAA
- a CDS encoding LysR family transcriptional regulator, which yields MRFNGLDLNLLVAFDALMTEPNLTAAARRINLSQPAMSAAVARLRTYFHDELFTMMGRKLVPTPRAEALAAPVREALSHIQLSIISPDGFKPAESNRRFRIILSDFMMTVFLRKVVDRVAQEAPAVSFDLLPPEEDPDQLLRRGEIDFLVCPELFMSRTHPKMPLFDESYVYVGCRTNKQLNKPLTLERYLSTGQVAAKFGRTIRPSFDEWLLVEHDLKIRIEVAVPGFSLIPPLIMGTDRIATMPSRMFKHFENTMPLRKIQAPLPVFAFTEAVQWPALHNADPASIWLRSIFLQEASRIA from the coding sequence ATGCGTTTCAACGGTCTTGATCTAAATCTTCTCGTCGCGTTCGACGCTCTCATGACGGAGCCGAACCTCACCGCGGCCGCGCGGCGAATCAACCTGAGTCAGCCGGCCATGAGCGCGGCCGTGGCCCGGTTGCGCACCTATTTCCACGACGAGCTTTTTACCATGATGGGTCGCAAGCTTGTTCCGACGCCGCGAGCCGAAGCGCTTGCTGCCCCAGTTCGCGAGGCTCTGTCGCACATCCAACTCTCCATTATTTCTCCTGACGGATTCAAGCCGGCCGAATCGAATCGCCGCTTCAGGATCATCCTTTCCGATTTCATGATGACCGTGTTTCTTCGAAAGGTCGTGGACCGCGTCGCGCAGGAAGCTCCCGCCGTCTCTTTCGACTTGCTGCCACCCGAAGAGGACCCCGATCAGCTTCTCCGGCGCGGTGAGATTGACTTCTTAGTTTGTCCGGAATTGTTCATGTCGCGCACGCATCCCAAAATGCCGCTGTTTGACGAAAGCTACGTGTACGTCGGCTGCCGCACGAACAAGCAGCTAAATAAGCCGCTCACATTAGAGAGATACCTGTCGACTGGGCAGGTTGCGGCCAAATTTGGGCGGACGATCAGACCTTCGTTCGATGAATGGCTCTTGGTCGAGCACGATCTCAAGATTCGCATTGAGGTTGCTGTGCCGGGCTTCAGCTTGATTCCGCCGTTGATAATGGGGACTGATCGTATAGCGACAATGCCATCGAGGATGTTCAAGCATTTCGAGAACACAATGCCCTTGCGAAAGATCCAAGCTCCGCTGCCGGTTTTTGCCTTCACCGAGGCCGTCCAGTGGCCTGCACTTCACAACGCTGATCCGGCCAGCATTTGGCTGCGGAGCATTTTTCTACAGGAGGCGTCCCGCATAGCATAA
- a CDS encoding diaminopropionate ammonia-lyase, with translation MLLRNTLSDYRLPLDSSDADALGVEAALAVQHFLQHRQGAAPTPMVSLPAVACRLDVGSIYVKDEGQRLGLGSFKALGGAYAVIQLVLGLASQRWGRPVDISEWRSPEVATVAAGITVTCATDGNHGRSVAQGAQLVGANCVIFVHAGVSDERCRAIARYGARIERVQGNYDDSVASASKIASERGWIVVSDTSWPGYERIPHLVMQGYTALLREALAALPKPPTHVFVQAGVGGIAAATAAHFSLVFGKDRPFFTVVEPDRAACLLESAKAGQIVKVPHDRPTVMAMLECYEPSLVAWRILSRVADAFMTVDDAEAVTMMKQLAYPVNGDPAIVAGESGAVGLAGLAKVAGDPALRAEIGLESNACVFLINTEGATDPALYEKLVGARPEDLTG, from the coding sequence ATGTTGCTCCGCAATACCCTCAGTGACTATCGATTGCCGCTCGATTCCTCCGATGCCGATGCTCTCGGCGTCGAGGCTGCCCTGGCAGTGCAGCACTTTCTCCAGCATAGGCAGGGAGCGGCCCCTACCCCGATGGTTTCACTTCCTGCCGTTGCGTGTCGTCTGGATGTCGGATCCATTTACGTCAAGGACGAAGGACAACGACTGGGTCTCGGTAGCTTCAAAGCACTTGGTGGGGCCTATGCAGTCATACAGCTCGTCCTTGGGCTCGCGTCGCAACGGTGGGGCCGTCCAGTGGATATTTCCGAATGGCGCTCGCCGGAGGTCGCCACGGTCGCCGCGGGCATCACCGTGACATGTGCCACCGACGGCAACCACGGCCGATCGGTCGCACAAGGCGCGCAACTCGTCGGCGCAAACTGCGTCATCTTTGTTCATGCTGGAGTCAGCGATGAGCGCTGCCGAGCGATCGCGCGGTATGGTGCCCGTATCGAACGTGTTCAGGGCAATTACGATGATTCCGTTGCGTCGGCATCGAAAATCGCCAGCGAACGGGGCTGGATTGTGGTCTCAGACACATCTTGGCCAGGTTACGAACGGATTCCTCACCTCGTTATGCAAGGCTATACGGCATTGCTTCGTGAGGCCCTTGCAGCACTGCCGAAGCCTCCAACCCACGTGTTTGTCCAGGCCGGTGTTGGCGGCATCGCAGCGGCGACTGCCGCTCATTTTTCGCTTGTATTCGGAAAGGACAGACCCTTCTTCACTGTGGTGGAGCCGGATCGAGCGGCCTGCCTTCTCGAGAGCGCCAAGGCCGGCCAGATCGTGAAGGTGCCGCACGACAGACCAACTGTTATGGCGATGCTTGAATGCTACGAGCCATCACTTGTTGCCTGGCGCATCCTCTCACGCGTTGCCGATGCCTTTATGACCGTCGATGATGCCGAGGCCGTTACGATGATGAAGCAGCTTGCTTATCCCGTTAACGGCGACCCGGCGATCGTCGCCGGCGAAAGTGGCGCAGTCGGTCTCGCCGGATTGGCAAAGGTGGCGGGCGATCCAGCGCTGCGTGCGGAGATCGGGCTCGAGTCAAATGCCTGTGTCTTCCTGATCAATACCGAGGGCGCGACTGATCCAGCGCTCTATGAGAAACTCGTGGGCGCTCGCCCCGAGGACTTGACCGGCTGA
- a CDS encoding TetR/AcrR family transcriptional regulator: MLETDSALEPLAPATAKGAAMRQRLLNASARVFARKGYEATRVQDIVKLARTSYGNFYRHFRNKDEILLAVLRPLVDEIYVASKRRSGRSLKATEAEFVENTIAYLKIYAQHRKLLRVMREAAARGEKATFLSLYVTERSRFVRRTATWLTRLQSLGELSRELDPEMAAEVLGATMEQVAYMKFDLASEDPSDAEIEHIGSHCAKVWYRGVFGAANDDPAAPN; the protein is encoded by the coding sequence ATGCTGGAGACCGATTCTGCGTTGGAGCCGTTAGCCCCTGCCACGGCGAAGGGCGCGGCAATGCGTCAGCGCCTGCTGAACGCCTCGGCACGCGTATTCGCGCGCAAAGGATACGAGGCCACCCGGGTCCAAGACATCGTCAAGCTCGCTCGAACGTCTTACGGCAACTTCTACCGGCACTTCCGAAACAAGGATGAGATTCTGCTGGCCGTATTGCGGCCATTGGTCGACGAGATTTACGTTGCGAGTAAGCGAAGGTCGGGCCGCTCGTTGAAGGCAACCGAAGCCGAGTTCGTTGAGAATACGATCGCGTATCTCAAGATCTATGCCCAGCATCGCAAGCTGTTGCGCGTCATGCGCGAGGCGGCGGCTCGCGGCGAGAAAGCGACGTTTCTGTCTTTGTATGTCACGGAACGTAGCCGCTTCGTAAGGCGCACCGCGACCTGGCTGACACGGCTTCAGAGCTTGGGCGAACTCAGCCGCGAACTCGATCCTGAAATGGCTGCTGAAGTGCTCGGCGCCACGATGGAGCAGGTTGCCTACATGAAATTTGATCTCGCGTCGGAAGATCCAAGCGATGCGGAGATCGAGCACATAGGGTCACACTGTGCAAAGGTCTGGTATCGTGGCGTGTTTGGTGCCGCCAATGACGATCCCGCGGCTCCCAACTAG
- a CDS encoding ABC transporter substrate-binding protein produces the protein MFVRIIGTIALAAAAITLASGVAFAQKKYDTGATDTEIKVGNLMPYSGPGSAYGVIGQVQAAYFKMINDKGGINGRKINFISYDDAYSPPKAVEQTRKLVEGDEVLLIFDPLGTANNTAIQKYLNSKKIPQLFVASGATKFNDPKNFPWTTGWQPSYQSEAHAYAKYILKEKPNAKVAVFFQNDDLGKDYLKGLKDRLGAKIVAEESYETSEPTIDSHIVKLKATGADTLVNISSPKFAAQAIKKIAEVDWKPLHILSNISASVGSVIKPAGFENAQGIISATYLKDPADPQWDNDPGMKEFQSFLGKYYPEGNKRDILLITGYALAETLAQTLKQCGDDLTRENVMKQAANLKDWRTEALLPGIYVITSPTDFAPITQLQLMRFGGEKWQLFGDVINGDTAD, from the coding sequence ATGTTTGTAAGGATTATAGGGACGATCGCTCTGGCGGCAGCGGCAATCACGCTCGCCTCGGGCGTCGCGTTCGCGCAGAAGAAGTACGACACCGGGGCGACCGATACGGAGATCAAAGTCGGCAATCTCATGCCCTACAGTGGCCCAGGATCCGCCTACGGCGTCATCGGCCAGGTGCAGGCCGCATACTTCAAGATGATCAACGATAAGGGTGGCATCAACGGCCGCAAGATCAACTTCATCAGCTATGACGATGCGTACTCGCCTCCCAAGGCTGTCGAGCAGACGCGCAAGCTGGTGGAGGGCGATGAAGTCCTGCTCATATTCGATCCGCTGGGCACAGCGAATAACACAGCCATCCAGAAATACCTGAATTCCAAGAAGATCCCGCAGCTCTTCGTCGCGTCGGGCGCTACCAAATTCAATGACCCCAAGAACTTTCCCTGGACCACGGGTTGGCAGCCCTCCTACCAGAGCGAGGCGCATGCCTATGCGAAGTATATCTTGAAGGAAAAGCCGAACGCCAAAGTCGCCGTATTCTTCCAGAACGACGATCTCGGAAAGGATTACCTGAAGGGACTCAAGGACAGGCTCGGCGCGAAGATCGTCGCCGAGGAAAGCTACGAAACTTCGGAGCCGACGATCGACAGTCATATCGTCAAGCTCAAGGCGACGGGGGCCGATACCCTGGTCAACATCAGCTCTCCCAAGTTTGCCGCTCAGGCAATCAAGAAGATCGCTGAAGTCGACTGGAAGCCGCTGCATATTCTCAGCAACATTTCGGCGTCTGTGGGCAGTGTGATCAAGCCTGCCGGCTTCGAGAACGCGCAAGGCATCATTTCTGCCACTTACTTGAAGGATCCGGCGGATCCGCAGTGGGACAATGATCCCGGAATGAAGGAGTTTCAGAGCTTTCTTGGCAAATACTATCCGGAAGGCAACAAACGCGACATTTTGCTGATTACCGGCTACGCACTTGCGGAGACCCTGGCGCAAACCTTGAAGCAATGCGGTGACGACCTCACGCGCGAGAACGTCATGAAGCAGGCTGCGAACCTGAAGGATTGGCGCACCGAGGCGCTGCTGCCGGGGATCTACGTGATCACCTCGCCGACCGACTTTGCTCCGATCACCCAACTTCAGCTGATGCGCTTTGGCGGCGAAAAATGGCAGCTGTTCGGCGACGTGATCAACGGGGACACGGCCGACTAG
- a CDS encoding acyl-CoA dehydrogenase family protein, whose protein sequence is MRRLQSAAFGHEKPERPDRSHPVAHCRHVLRIQAAANVIVTLVEAMSRRMINYRPSWLDSELEMYRDTVCRFIDKEMAPLDEEARERGNVGHELWLKAGALGLLCSDIPSEYGGGGGDFRHEAIFYDAMARRGLTGMNPSVHTVVAHYGFMNEYLIARMYADARVQRIYGGTSEMMKEVISREL, encoded by the coding sequence ATGCGGCGTTTGCAATCGGCAGCGTTCGGTCACGAAAAGCCCGAACGACCCGACCGCAGCCATCCAGTCGCACACTGTCGGCATGTTTTGCGAATTCAAGCGGCCGCGAACGTAATTGTTACGCTCGTAGAAGCGATGAGTAGGCGCATGATCAACTATCGACCCTCTTGGCTCGATTCTGAGCTCGAGATGTACCGAGACACGGTCTGTCGCTTCATCGACAAGGAAATGGCGCCGCTGGATGAAGAGGCGCGCGAACGAGGCAATGTCGGGCACGAACTCTGGCTGAAGGCTGGAGCGCTTGGGCTTCTCTGTTCGGACATCCCGAGCGAATATGGCGGCGGCGGAGGCGATTTTCGGCACGAAGCGATCTTTTACGATGCCATGGCGCGCCGCGGCTTGACGGGAATGAATCCCTCTGTCCACACGGTCGTAGCGCACTACGGCTTCATGAACGAGTACCTCATCGCACGCATGTATGCCGACGCACGCGTGCAGCGCATTTACGGTGGAACCAGCGAAATGATGAAGGAAGTGATCTCCAGGGAGCTCTAG